Proteins from a single region of Hordeum vulgare subsp. vulgare chromosome 6H, MorexV3_pseudomolecules_assembly, whole genome shotgun sequence:
- the LOC123403538 gene encoding leaf-specific thionin DB4-like, which produces MAPSKSIKSVVICVLILGLVLEQVQVEGKSCCKTTFARNCYNTCRFAGGSRPVCAGACGCKIISGSKCPSDYPKLNLLPESGEPDVTQYCTIGCRNSVCDNVDNVFRGQEMKFDMGLCSNACARFCNDGAVIQSVEA; this is translated from the exons ATGGCACCCAGTAAGAGTATTAAGAGTGTGGTCATTTGTGTTCTCATACTAGGTTTAGTTCTGGAGCAGGTCCAGGTGGAGGGAAAGAGTTGCTGCAAGACCACGTTTGCCAGAAACTGCTACAACACTTGCCGTTTCGCCGGTGGTTCCCGTCCAGTCTGTGCAGGTGCTTGTGGTTGTAAAATCATAAGCGGTTCAAAATGTCCTAGTGACTATCCTAAACTGAATCTTCTCCCTGAATCCG GTGAACCAGATGTCACTCAGTACTGCACCATTGGATGCAGGAATTCTGTCTGTGACAACGTGGACAATG TTTTCCGTGGCCAAGAGATGAAATTCGACATGGGACTCTGCAGCAACGCATGTGCCCGTTTCTGTAATGATGGTGCAGTCATTCAGTCTGTTGAAGCCTAA